A DNA window from Clavibacter sepedonicus contains the following coding sequences:
- the pstA gene encoding phosphate ABC transporter permease PstA, whose protein sequence is MATTAPSRTRPVASTLPNSLTAGKLHRFTAPAIFVVSWLVMAAIFLVLELSGAADDFNVVGTAVFGTILFGIALFLFSLAVEGERKAKDRVITILVTVAFVLALIPLISLVFTAVTNGSARFDPLFFNSSLRNVVGEGGGGLHAIIGTLIVTAIAAVISIPVGLMAAIYLAEYGRGRLARAITFFVDVMTGIPSIVAGLFAYALLVIFLGPGVRLGFGGALALSVLMIPVVVRSAEEMLKLVPNELREASYALGVPKWLTIMKIVLPTSLAGIVTGVMLAIARVIGETAPLLIVAGFTQSMNYNPFEDQMMTLPVFVFRQYADQGSDAFAYVDRAWTGALVLILIVMALNIVARLIARIFAPKLGR, encoded by the coding sequence ATGGCCACCACAGCCCCCTCCCGCACGCGGCCCGTCGCGAGCACCCTGCCCAACTCCCTCACCGCCGGGAAGCTGCACCGCTTCACGGCCCCCGCGATCTTCGTCGTGTCCTGGCTCGTCATGGCGGCCATCTTCCTGGTGCTCGAGCTCTCGGGTGCCGCGGACGACTTCAACGTCGTCGGCACGGCGGTGTTCGGCACGATCCTCTTCGGCATCGCGCTGTTCCTCTTCTCGCTCGCCGTGGAGGGCGAGCGGAAGGCGAAGGACCGGGTCATCACGATCCTCGTCACCGTCGCGTTCGTGCTCGCGCTCATCCCGCTGATCTCGCTCGTGTTCACGGCCGTCACCAACGGCTCCGCCCGCTTCGACCCGCTCTTCTTCAACTCGAGCCTCCGCAACGTGGTGGGCGAGGGCGGGGGCGGCCTCCACGCCATCATCGGCACGCTGATCGTCACGGCCATCGCCGCGGTGATCTCCATCCCCGTGGGCCTGATGGCGGCCATCTACCTCGCCGAGTACGGCCGCGGCCGCCTGGCCCGCGCCATCACGTTCTTCGTCGACGTGATGACGGGCATCCCGTCGATCGTCGCGGGCCTCTTCGCCTACGCGCTGCTGGTCATCTTCCTCGGCCCGGGCGTCCGCCTGGGCTTCGGCGGTGCGCTGGCTCTCTCGGTGCTGATGATCCCCGTGGTCGTGCGCAGCGCCGAGGAGATGCTCAAGCTGGTGCCGAACGAGCTCCGCGAGGCGTCCTACGCGCTCGGCGTGCCGAAGTGGCTGACGATCATGAAGATCGTGCTGCCCACGTCGCTCGCCGGCATCGTCACGGGCGTGATGCTCGCGATCGCCCGCGTCATCGGCGAGACCGCACCGCTCCTCATCGTCGCCGGGTTCACGCAGAGCATGAACTACAACCCCTTCGAGGACCAGATGATGACCCTGCCGGTGTTCGTCTTCCGGCAGTACGCCGACCAGGGCAGCGACGCGTTCGCCTACGTGGACCGCGCGTGGACCGGCGCGCTCGTGCTGATCCTCATCGTCATGGCGCTGAACATCGTCGCCCGGCTCATCGCCCGCATCTTCGCCCCCAAGCTCGGCCGCTAG
- the pstC gene encoding phosphate ABC transporter permease subunit PstC, which produces MTTAAPQPPQAPESDRPRDVAAAPAARRSSQDAKPKARVGDRVFSGLSRGSGTLILVILAAVALFLIVQSIPALTAPPAEVSGGGGFWAYVGPLMFGTVYAAALAMLMAVPVAIGIALFISHYAPRRLAQGLGYIIDLLAAVPSVVFGLWGIAVLAKFLQPFYVFLTDTFGWFPLFAGPVSGTGRTIFTVAVVLAVMILPIVTALSREVFLQTPKLHEEAALALGATRWEMIQTAVLPFGRPGIISASMLGLGRALGETMAVAIVLSPAAVVNFAWFQSTNSNTIAANIALSFPEAYGLKINELIASGLMLFVITLAVNMLARYIISRRKAFSRAN; this is translated from the coding sequence ATGACGACCGCCGCCCCGCAGCCTCCCCAGGCTCCCGAGTCCGATCGGCCGCGCGACGTCGCCGCCGCCCCCGCAGCTCGCCGCAGCTCCCAGGACGCGAAGCCCAAGGCCCGCGTCGGCGACCGCGTCTTCTCCGGCCTCTCCCGGGGGTCCGGGACGCTGATCCTCGTGATCCTCGCGGCCGTGGCGCTGTTCCTCATCGTGCAGAGCATCCCCGCCCTCACGGCGCCCCCTGCCGAGGTCTCCGGCGGCGGGGGCTTCTGGGCCTACGTCGGGCCGCTCATGTTCGGCACCGTCTACGCCGCGGCGCTCGCCATGCTCATGGCCGTGCCCGTCGCCATCGGCATCGCGCTCTTCATCTCGCACTACGCGCCCCGCCGCCTGGCGCAGGGCCTGGGGTACATCATCGACCTGCTGGCCGCCGTGCCTTCGGTCGTCTTCGGGCTCTGGGGCATCGCGGTGCTGGCGAAGTTCCTGCAGCCGTTCTACGTCTTCCTCACCGACACGTTCGGGTGGTTCCCGCTCTTCGCCGGCCCCGTCTCGGGCACCGGCCGCACGATCTTCACGGTCGCGGTCGTCCTCGCCGTCATGATCCTGCCCATCGTCACCGCCCTCTCCCGCGAGGTCTTCCTCCAGACGCCGAAGCTGCACGAGGAGGCCGCGCTCGCCCTCGGCGCCACGCGCTGGGAGATGATCCAGACCGCCGTGCTGCCGTTCGGTCGCCCCGGCATCATCTCGGCCTCCATGCTCGGCCTCGGCCGCGCCCTCGGCGAGACGATGGCGGTCGCGATCGTCCTCTCCCCCGCCGCGGTCGTGAACTTCGCGTGGTTCCAGTCGACGAACTCGAACACCATCGCCGCGAACATCGCGCTGAGCTTCCCTGAGGCGTACGGCCTCAAGATCAACGAGCTCATCGCATCCGGCCTCATGCTCTTCGTCATCACGCTGGCCGTCAACATGCTGGCCCGCTACATCATCAGCCGCCGCAAGGCCTTCTCCAGAGCGAATTGA
- a CDS encoding phosphate ABC transporter substrate-binding protein PstS, whose translation MKISRLSSAAALAAVTALALSSCASNEAPAEGGDASASTLSGTLNGIGATSQGAAQEAWNAAFQTANPDVTVTYAGEGSGAGREAFMAGGQNAAFAGSDRALKTDELTKTFGQCADGVKPIDLPAYISPIALIFQVEGVKDLNLDAATTAGIFKGTITKWNDPAIVALNPDATLPDAGITAVHRSDDSGTTENFAKYLNTTAKDVWDAEPKGVWPYQGGEAAQGTTGVVDAVKGGSNIIGYADASKAGTLGVAKIKVGDEFVGYSPEAAAAVVEASPEAEGREANDVVFDIDYSTTESGVYPIVLVSYLIACQEYKEPAVGELVKAYLGYVTSTEGQALAAEKAGAAPLSDTVAAQVKTAVESIK comes from the coding sequence GTGAAGATCTCGCGTCTCAGCAGCGCAGCAGCGCTCGCCGCCGTCACCGCACTCGCACTCTCCTCCTGCGCCTCCAACGAGGCCCCCGCCGAGGGCGGCGACGCATCCGCGTCCACCCTGTCCGGCACGCTCAACGGCATCGGCGCCACCTCCCAGGGCGCCGCCCAGGAGGCATGGAACGCCGCGTTCCAGACCGCCAACCCCGACGTCACCGTCACCTACGCGGGCGAGGGTTCCGGCGCCGGGCGCGAGGCGTTCATGGCCGGCGGCCAGAACGCCGCCTTCGCCGGCTCCGACCGCGCGCTCAAGACCGACGAGCTCACGAAGACGTTCGGCCAGTGCGCCGACGGCGTCAAGCCGATCGACCTCCCCGCGTACATCTCCCCCATCGCGCTGATCTTCCAGGTCGAGGGCGTGAAGGACCTGAACCTCGACGCCGCCACCACCGCGGGCATCTTCAAGGGCACCATCACGAAGTGGAACGACCCGGCCATCGTCGCGCTCAACCCCGACGCCACGCTGCCCGACGCCGGCATCACCGCCGTGCACCGCTCGGACGACTCGGGCACCACCGAGAACTTCGCGAAGTACCTCAACACCACCGCGAAGGACGTCTGGGACGCGGAGCCCAAGGGCGTCTGGCCCTACCAGGGCGGCGAGGCGGCCCAGGGCACGACCGGCGTCGTCGACGCCGTCAAGGGTGGAAGCAACATCATCGGCTACGCCGACGCGTCCAAGGCCGGCACCCTCGGCGTCGCGAAGATCAAGGTCGGCGACGAGTTCGTCGGCTACTCGCCCGAGGCCGCAGCCGCCGTCGTCGAGGCGTCGCCCGAGGCCGAGGGCCGCGAGGCGAACGACGTCGTCTTCGACATCGACTACTCCACCACCGAGTCGGGTGTCTACCCGATCGTCCTCGTCAGCTACCTCATCGCCTGCCAGGAGTACAAGGAGCCGGCAGTCGGCGAGCTCGTCAAGGCCTACCTCGGCTACGTGACCAGCACCGAGGGCCAGGCGCTCGCCGCCGAGAAGGCCGGCGCCGCGCCGCTCTCCGACACGGTCGCCGCTCAGGTGAAGACCGCGGTCGAGTCGATCAAGTAG
- a CDS encoding NUDIX hydrolase translates to MDDVTPAPSVFAAGAVVWRVVEGRIRVLIIHRTRRRDTSLPKGKVDPGETLPQTAVREVHEETGLRVALGVPLGAIEYGISGGRRKSVSYWAAEATDAMVEAGRFEPDDEVESVEWISIPNARKRLDYPGEVQILDLFAGLVETGSHRSFALIALRHGHAVQPYEWDGPDGGRPLSARGRDQARAIVPTLLAFGPRVVTSSTAERCLQTVAPLAEALGRRVKENAGISQDAYEIDGGSVRETVAKRVRKARSAVLCSHSPVLPEILHEIALATATPSASRMPRAGMLSPAEFSVVHLSASDPEAGILAVETYGPSA, encoded by the coding sequence GTGGACGACGTGACCCCCGCTCCCTCCGTCTTCGCCGCCGGCGCCGTCGTCTGGCGCGTGGTCGAGGGGCGGATCCGGGTGCTCATCATCCACCGCACGCGCCGCCGCGACACCAGCCTGCCCAAGGGCAAGGTGGATCCCGGCGAGACGCTCCCGCAGACCGCCGTCCGCGAGGTGCACGAGGAGACGGGGCTCCGGGTCGCGCTCGGCGTGCCGCTCGGCGCCATCGAGTACGGCATCTCCGGCGGCCGCCGCAAGTCGGTCAGCTACTGGGCCGCCGAGGCCACGGACGCCATGGTCGAGGCCGGCCGGTTCGAGCCGGACGACGAGGTCGAGAGCGTCGAGTGGATCTCCATCCCCAACGCGCGCAAGCGCCTCGACTACCCGGGCGAGGTGCAGATCCTCGACCTCTTCGCCGGGCTCGTGGAGACGGGCTCGCACCGGTCGTTCGCCCTCATCGCCCTGCGCCACGGGCACGCCGTGCAGCCGTACGAGTGGGACGGTCCCGACGGGGGTCGGCCGCTCAGCGCCCGCGGGCGCGACCAGGCACGGGCGATCGTCCCGACGCTGCTCGCCTTCGGGCCGCGGGTCGTCACGAGCAGCACGGCCGAGCGCTGCCTGCAGACGGTCGCGCCCCTCGCGGAGGCCCTCGGTCGCCGGGTGAAGGAGAACGCCGGGATCAGCCAGGACGCGTACGAGATCGACGGCGGATCCGTGCGCGAGACCGTCGCGAAGCGCGTGCGCAAGGCCCGCAGCGCGGTGCTCTGCAGCCACAGCCCGGTCCTGCCGGAGATCCTGCACGAGATCGCGCTCGCCACCGCGACGCCCAGCGCGAGCCGCATGCCGCGGGCGGGGATGCTCTCGCCCGCCGAGTTCTCGGTGGTGCACCTGTCGGCGTCGGATCCGGAGGCGGGGATCCTCGCCGTGGAGACGTACGGGCCGTCGGCCTGA
- a CDS encoding RNA degradosome polyphosphate kinase: MDSETYIGDAKAVAESLDDFDDEDELLEDDGTLPEGRFLDRELSWLAFNRRVLELAEDPELPVLERANFLAIFASNLDEFFMVRVAGLKRRIATGLAVPTNIGRTPAEVLSAINETAYRLQVRHAAAFNDSVRPALEEHGIRIVRWDSLDEAQQDRLHELFSEQVFPVLMPLAVDPAHPFPYISGLSLNLSVRIRNPKTNRQEFARIKVPQMLPRFMPLTPDTRSGPIDFIALEDLIANQLQTLFPGMEIVEHHVFRVTRNEDVQIEEDETENLIQALEKELLRRRFGPPIRLEISDDMDAVTLDLLMRELDITEQEVFTLPSPLDLGGLFDLAKLDRPALHYPNNVPTTAVALKPAEDNSRADIFRSIAQQDILLHHPYESFTTSVQAFLEQAAADPHVLAIKQTLYRTSGDSPIVEALIDAAEAGKQVLALVEIKARFDEQANITWARKLEKAGVHVVYGVAGLKTHCKLALVIRQEKGGVLRHYSHIGTGNYNPKTSRIYEDLGLLTADDVVGKDLTRLFNELSGYGIEKKFKRLLVAPLHLRKGLLKRIAVETQNALDGKPSGIRIKVNSIVDEKIIDALYRASNAGVPVQVWVRGICSLTPGQPGLSENIEVRSILGRYLEHSRVFSFVNDGDQAAFIGSADMMHRNLDRRVEALVRLVDPAHLQEIEDLFDRAMADTTSAWILDSDGEWTRRNKGADGTTLEDLQTAVMGIVTKRKRRVLR; this comes from the coding sequence ATGGACAGCGAGACGTACATCGGCGATGCGAAGGCGGTCGCCGAATCCCTGGACGACTTCGACGACGAGGATGAGCTCCTCGAGGACGACGGGACCCTCCCGGAGGGGCGCTTCCTCGACCGCGAGCTGAGCTGGCTGGCGTTCAACCGCCGGGTGCTGGAGCTGGCGGAGGATCCCGAGCTGCCCGTCCTCGAGCGCGCCAACTTCCTCGCCATCTTCGCGAGCAACCTCGACGAGTTCTTCATGGTCCGCGTCGCCGGCCTCAAGCGCCGCATCGCCACGGGCCTCGCCGTCCCCACGAACATCGGCCGCACGCCGGCCGAGGTGCTCTCCGCGATCAATGAGACCGCCTACCGCCTGCAGGTCCGTCACGCGGCCGCCTTCAACGACAGCGTCCGTCCGGCGCTCGAGGAGCACGGCATCCGCATCGTGCGCTGGGACTCGCTCGACGAGGCGCAGCAGGACCGCCTGCACGAGCTCTTCTCCGAGCAGGTGTTCCCCGTGCTCATGCCGCTCGCGGTGGATCCCGCCCACCCGTTCCCCTACATCTCCGGCCTGTCGCTCAACCTCTCGGTGCGCATCCGCAACCCGAAGACGAACCGCCAGGAGTTCGCGCGCATCAAGGTGCCGCAGATGCTGCCGCGCTTCATGCCGCTCACGCCCGACACGCGGTCCGGCCCCATCGACTTCATCGCGCTCGAGGACCTCATCGCGAACCAGCTGCAGACGCTGTTCCCCGGCATGGAGATCGTCGAGCACCACGTGTTCCGCGTCACGCGCAACGAGGACGTGCAGATCGAGGAGGACGAGACCGAGAACCTCATCCAGGCCCTCGAGAAGGAGCTGCTGCGCCGCCGGTTCGGCCCGCCCATCCGCCTCGAGATCTCGGACGACATGGACGCGGTCACGCTCGACCTCCTCATGCGCGAGCTCGACATCACCGAGCAGGAGGTGTTCACGCTCCCCTCCCCGCTCGACCTCGGCGGCCTGTTCGACCTCGCCAAGCTCGACCGGCCGGCGCTGCACTACCCGAACAACGTGCCCACGACGGCGGTCGCCCTGAAGCCGGCCGAGGACAACTCGCGCGCCGACATCTTCCGCTCCATCGCGCAGCAGGACATCCTGCTGCACCACCCCTACGAGTCCTTCACCACGAGCGTGCAGGCGTTCCTCGAGCAGGCGGCGGCGGATCCGCACGTGCTCGCCATCAAGCAGACGCTCTACCGCACGAGCGGCGACAGCCCCATCGTCGAGGCGCTCATCGACGCGGCCGAGGCGGGCAAGCAGGTGCTGGCCCTGGTGGAGATCAAGGCCCGCTTCGACGAGCAGGCCAACATCACGTGGGCCCGCAAGCTCGAGAAGGCCGGCGTGCACGTCGTCTACGGCGTCGCCGGGCTCAAGACGCACTGCAAGCTCGCGCTCGTCATCCGCCAGGAGAAGGGCGGCGTGCTCCGGCACTACAGCCACATCGGCACGGGCAACTACAACCCCAAGACGAGCCGCATCTACGAGGACCTCGGGCTCCTCACCGCGGACGACGTCGTGGGCAAGGACCTCACGCGCCTGTTCAACGAGCTCTCCGGCTACGGCATCGAGAAGAAGTTCAAGCGCCTGCTCGTGGCGCCGCTGCACCTGCGCAAGGGCCTTCTCAAGCGCATCGCCGTGGAGACGCAGAACGCGCTCGACGGCAAGCCGAGCGGCATCCGCATCAAGGTCAACTCCATCGTCGACGAGAAGATCATCGACGCGCTGTACCGGGCCAGCAACGCGGGCGTGCCCGTGCAGGTCTGGGTGCGCGGCATCTGCTCGCTCACGCCGGGGCAGCCGGGTCTCAGCGAGAACATCGAGGTGCGGTCGATCCTCGGCCGCTACCTCGAGCACAGCCGCGTGTTCTCGTTCGTCAACGACGGCGACCAGGCCGCCTTCATCGGCAGCGCCGACATGATGCACCGCAACCTCGACCGCCGCGTCGAGGCGCTCGTGCGGCTCGTGGATCCCGCGCACCTGCAGGAGATCGAGGACCTGTTCGACCGCGCCATGGCCGACACGACCTCCGCGTGGATCCTCGACTCCGACGGCGAGTGGACGCGCCGCAACAAGGGCGCGGACGGTACCACGCTGGAGGACCTGCAGACCGCGGTCATGGGCATCGTGACCAAGCGCAAGCGACGCGTGCTCCGCTGA